A section of the Diabrotica virgifera virgifera chromosome 8, PGI_DIABVI_V3a genome encodes:
- the LOC126890219 gene encoding capping protein inhibiting regulator of actin dynamics-like, translating into MQEEKRRLEDERRENDERREKEKRQLEDERRENDERREKEKRRLEEERRKDDERRAKDDERLEEEERRRRERRNDEDRRRREGRNYDEGRQICDERRRYERSNDEERRRYEDRRYDEDIHVHEEIGEISYSASNNAEIRSANNGATGTGRQESFALSFRDVEDSIRSFNGKDEYPIRTWIIEFEEVAEITGWNDLQKLIYAKKCLNGLAKLFVQSEKGIRS; encoded by the coding sequence ATGCAAGAAGAAAAACGACGATTGGAAGACGAAAGACGGGAAAATGATGAAAGACGAGAAAAAGAAAAACGCCAATTGGAAGACGAAAGACGGGAAAATGATGAAAGACGAGAAAAAGAGAAACGACGATTGGAAGAAGAAAGACGAAAAGACGATGAAAGACGCGCAAAAGACGATGAAagacttgaagaagaagaaagaagaagacgTGAGAGAAGAAACGACGAGGATAGACGAAGACGCGAAGGGCGAAATTATGACGAAGGACGACAAATATGCGATGAAAGACGTAGATATGAACGAAGTAATGACGAAGAAAGACGAAGATACGAAGACAGACGATATGACGAAGATATTCACGTACATGAAGAAATTGGAGAAATAAGCTATAGCGCAAGCAATAACGCTGAAATTAGATCCGCGAATAATGGAGCGACTGGTACAGGACGACAGGAATCATTTGCATTAAGTTTTAGAGATGTGGAAGACAGCATAAGATCATTTAATGGAAAAGATGAATATCCTATTCGCACGTGGATTATCGAGTTTGAAGAAGTAGCTGAGATAACAGGATGGAACGACTTACAAAAATTAATCTacgcaaaaaaatgtttaaatggaCTTGCCAAACTGTTTGTGCAGTCAGAAAAAGGCATCAGAAGTTGA